One genomic region from Clostridium saccharobutylicum DSM 13864 encodes:
- a CDS encoding M18 family aminopeptidase has product MNNSEELLSFINKSKTAFQGAYEIKCILDKQGYIEIKEKDTWNLKKGGKYYVIKNDSAVIAFEIGCGEIEKDGFRLIGAHTDSPGFRIKPNPEMNVEGHYIKLNTEVYGGPILSTWFDRPLSIAGRVTLKSDNPFKPEVRLVDINKPVIIIPNLAIHMNRSINEGYSYNRQKDTLPLLTMKDSNSDLTIKESEEKVNDCEAKSLKMAINKLEKDGYLVELIAETLNVNVKDILDFDLFLYEFNEGSLVGLQEEFISVGRLDDLWMVFAGLKALLNSNKIGATKVLVALDNEEIGSLTSQGANSSILETILERISLGINKSREEFKRSINNSIMISADLAHALHPNYPEKCDPTSRSILGEGPVLKIAASGSYSTDSYASAIFKGICEKANVPCQVFVNRSDLRGGTTIGPISASKLNIPVIDMGAPLLSMHSIRELASVKDNEYTIKAFTEFFN; this is encoded by the coding sequence ATGAATAATTCAGAAGAACTTTTAAGTTTTATAAATAAGAGCAAGACAGCATTTCAAGGTGCTTATGAAATAAAATGCATTTTAGATAAACAAGGATATATTGAAATTAAGGAAAAGGATACTTGGAATTTAAAAAAAGGTGGAAAGTATTATGTAATAAAAAATGATTCTGCTGTAATAGCTTTCGAAATTGGATGTGGAGAAATTGAAAAAGATGGATTCAGATTAATAGGAGCACACACAGATTCACCAGGATTTAGAATAAAGCCAAATCCAGAAATGAATGTTGAAGGGCATTATATAAAATTAAATACAGAAGTTTATGGTGGACCAATACTTAGCACATGGTTTGATAGACCTTTAAGTATTGCTGGTAGAGTTACATTAAAGAGTGATAATCCTTTTAAACCAGAGGTTAGATTAGTTGATATTAATAAGCCAGTTATAATAATTCCTAATTTAGCTATACATATGAATAGAAGTATTAATGAAGGATATTCATATAATAGACAAAAGGATACATTGCCATTACTTACAATGAAAGATAGTAATTCTGATTTGACTATAAAAGAATCTGAGGAAAAAGTTAATGATTGTGAAGCGAAGAGTTTAAAAATGGCTATTAATAAGTTAGAAAAGGATGGTTATTTAGTTGAGTTAATAGCAGAGACATTAAATGTGAATGTTAAAGATATATTAGATTTTGATTTATTTCTATATGAATTTAATGAAGGTTCATTGGTAGGGCTTCAAGAAGAATTTATATCTGTAGGTAGATTAGATGATCTTTGGATGGTATTTGCAGGATTAAAAGCATTATTAAATAGTAATAAAATTGGAGCTACTAAGGTTTTAGTAGCATTAGACAATGAAGAAATAGGAAGTTTGACATCTCAAGGTGCAAATTCTTCGATTTTAGAAACAATTTTAGAAAGAATAAGTTTAGGGATTAATAAGAGCAGAGAGGAATTTAAAAGATCTATAAATAACTCTATAATGATTTCGGCAGATTTAGCTCATGCTCTTCACCCTAATTATCCTGAAAAATGTGATCCAACTAGCAGATCCATTCTTGGAGAGGGACCTGTGCTTAAGATTGCAGCAAGTGGTAGCTATTCAACAGATAGTTATGCAAGTGCAATATTTAAAGGAATATGTGAAAAAGCAAATGTTCCATGCCAAGTGTTTGTAAATCGCTCAGACTTAAGAGGAGGAACAACTATTGGGCCAATTTCGGCATCTAAATTAAATATACCAGTAATAGATATGGGGGCACCACTACTTAGTATGCACTCAATAAGAGAATTAGCTTCTGTAAAAGATAATGAATACACAATCAAAGCATTTACAGAATTCTTTAATTAA
- a CDS encoding PocR ligand-binding domain-containing protein has product MKSDNKELNHIQLKDIVDLNFLQKFQDDFAESMDIAAITVDKSGKPVTKPSRYTKICMNYTQSVQLGKNRCAQCHSDAGVEAFKNKRPYIYTCHSGLIDFAAPIIVEGELVGTILGGQVSYSDPNEEKFKQTANELGLDENQYYNAAKEVKIIEERKVKSAAEVLFSVANTLSRSGYHELKIKEMTSTLMDNFEQISSATQQLAASSMEVTQNQGALNNEIENVQGMSNEINNILGYIKDIANQTKMLGLNAAIEAARVGDLGKGFNVVATEIRKLSESSKETAINISTLTEKIQFSINKTFEMSNNTLEITEQQSAAIEETNASIEELTSFTTEMDKLVNEN; this is encoded by the coding sequence ATGAAAAGTGATAATAAAGAACTAAATCATATACAATTAAAAGATATTGTTGATTTGAATTTTTTGCAAAAGTTCCAAGATGATTTTGCAGAAAGTATGGATATTGCAGCAATAACAGTAGATAAAAGTGGAAAACCGGTAACAAAGCCAAGTAGATATACAAAAATTTGTATGAACTATACTCAATCAGTGCAGCTTGGAAAAAATCGTTGTGCACAGTGTCATAGTGATGCTGGAGTAGAAGCGTTTAAGAATAAGAGACCATATATTTATACATGTCATTCAGGACTGATTGATTTTGCAGCACCTATAATAGTAGAGGGCGAACTTGTTGGTACAATACTTGGTGGACAAGTATCATATTCAGATCCAAATGAGGAAAAATTTAAACAAACTGCAAATGAATTGGGACTTGATGAAAATCAATATTACAATGCAGCTAAAGAAGTAAAAATAATAGAGGAAAGAAAAGTTAAATCAGCAGCAGAAGTGTTATTTTCAGTTGCAAACACACTTTCAAGAAGTGGTTATCATGAATTAAAGATTAAGGAAATGACATCAACACTCATGGATAACTTTGAACAAATATCATCTGCCACACAACAATTAGCAGCATCTTCAATGGAAGTTACTCAAAATCAGGGAGCATTGAATAATGAAATAGAGAATGTACAGGGAATGTCTAATGAGATAAATAATATTTTAGGATATATAAAAGATATAGCAAATCAAACAAAAATGTTAGGTCTTAATGCTGCAATTGAAGCTGCAAGAGTTGGGGATTTGGGTAAAGGCTTTAATGTAGTTGCTACTGAAATACGAAAGTTATCAGAAAGTTCAAAAGAAACAGCAATAAATATATCTACATTAACTGAAAAAATACAATTTTCTATAAATAAAACTTTTGAAATGTCAAATAATACACTAGAAATAACAGAGCAACAGTCAGCTGCTATAGAAGAAACTAATGCTAGTATTGAAGAATTGACAAGTTTCACAACAGAAATGGATAAGTTAGTTAACGAAAATTAG
- a CDS encoding PAS domain S-box protein, whose amino-acid sequence MNNLNDTDQYLQSLKNYKLLIENAVECIWLFNLQTMSFKYISPSITNLRGLTVEEVMNEKIEDSLTPESLKKIKKFHIDRLCKFMSGDRSENVISNIDEYNQYCKDGTIKTIEISTKFIVDEKTNTIDILGVSRDITRRKKLEKRLINELKEQKFILKDLLNEIQVNFPTSKCRIYYFKKFLVYGANSNDAIKWRTSKSEELFAYLLKNAGIYVPKWVICEALWPEYDIEKINNLLHTTIYKMKKVLTSINLNFNLKFRNGCYCLIVNDAYVDIIEFDSIVSSKLKLAKNTIHKYEKAFSLYKNAYLEENDYIWSFAKRENCSKKFCKLAISLVQYYSRINDYTSAERIILTVLEKSPLDEYAHEALLKLYLTNNDYAKFINHYNYMKDLFETELGIQPNDSIQSLYHSMLSDY is encoded by the coding sequence ATGAATAATTTAAATGATACAGATCAATATCTACAATCACTTAAAAACTATAAACTACTTATTGAAAATGCAGTTGAGTGCATATGGTTATTTAATTTACAGACTATGAGTTTCAAATATATAAGTCCTTCTATAACTAATTTAAGAGGATTAACGGTTGAAGAAGTAATGAACGAAAAAATTGAAGACTCTCTTACTCCAGAATCACTGAAAAAAATAAAAAAATTCCATATTGATAGACTCTGCAAATTTATGTCAGGAGATAGAAGTGAAAATGTTATATCTAATATTGATGAATATAATCAATATTGTAAAGATGGAACAATAAAAACAATAGAAATATCAACTAAGTTTATAGTTGATGAAAAGACAAATACTATTGATATTTTAGGGGTATCAAGAGATATAACAAGAAGGAAAAAATTGGAAAAAAGATTAATTAACGAGTTAAAAGAACAAAAATTTATATTAAAGGACTTGTTGAATGAAATTCAAGTGAACTTCCCAACATCTAAATGTCGCATCTATTACTTTAAAAAATTCTTAGTTTATGGTGCTAATAGTAATGATGCTATAAAATGGCGTACATCTAAGTCAGAAGAACTTTTTGCATATCTCCTTAAAAATGCTGGAATCTATGTTCCAAAGTGGGTAATATGCGAAGCACTTTGGCCAGAATATGATATTGAAAAAATTAATAATTTATTGCATACAACTATATATAAAATGAAAAAAGTCTTAACTTCAATAAACTTAAATTTTAATCTCAAATTTAGAAATGGTTGCTATTGTCTAATTGTTAATGATGCATATGTTGATATCATAGAATTTGATTCTATTGTATCTTCTAAACTTAAACTAGCAAAAAATACAATACATAAATATGAAAAAGCATTTTCATTATATAAAAATGCGTATTTGGAAGAGAACGACTATATTTGGTCCTTTGCAAAAAGAGAAAATTGTTCTAAAAAATTCTGTAAATTAGCAATTTCTCTTGTACAGTATTATTCAAGAATAAATGATTATACTTCAGCAGAGAGAATAATTCTAACTGTTTTAGAAAAATCACCTTTAGATGAATATGCTCATGAAGCATTATTAAAGTTATATTTAACTAATAATGATTACGCAAAATTTATTAATCATTATAATTACATGAAAGATTTATTTGAAACTGAACTTGGAATCCAACCAAATGATTCTATACAAAGTTTATATCATAGTATGTTATCTGACTACTAA
- the dapA gene encoding 4-hydroxy-tetrahydrodipicolinate synthase yields the protein MKNVIFTGAAVAIVTPFTENGVNFEELKKLIDFNIENGTDAIVITGTTGESSTMSDEEHKETIKFTVEYVNKRVPVIAGTGSNDTLYAVALSQYAESVGVDALLLVTPYYNKATQSGLVKHFNYIADRVNVPIILYNVPSRTGVNIAPETCAGLAKHPRIVAIKEASGDLSQVAKIRALCKDDLTIYSGNDDEIVPILSLGGKGVISVLSNVMPKETHDICSLYFEGKVRESENLQTKYLSLINALFVEVNPIPVKTALGLMGYNVGPLRMPLFPMEGKNLETLRTELKSNNLI from the coding sequence ATGAAGAATGTGATATTTACGGGTGCAGCAGTTGCAATTGTTACGCCTTTTACAGAAAATGGGGTTAATTTTGAAGAACTTAAAAAGTTAATAGATTTTAATATAGAGAACGGAACAGATGCCATTGTAATTACAGGTACAACAGGTGAATCTTCAACTATGAGTGATGAAGAACATAAAGAAACTATTAAATTTACAGTTGAATATGTAAATAAGAGAGTTCCTGTAATTGCGGGCACAGGTTCTAATGATACCTTATATGCTGTTGCATTATCTCAATATGCTGAAAGTGTTGGAGTTGATGCACTTTTATTGGTTACACCATACTATAATAAAGCTACTCAAAGTGGATTAGTTAAACATTTTAATTATATTGCTGATAGAGTTAATGTACCTATCATTTTATATAATGTGCCATCAAGAACTGGTGTTAATATAGCACCTGAAACCTGTGCAGGATTAGCAAAACATCCACGTATAGTTGCTATAAAAGAAGCAAGCGGAGATCTTTCGCAAGTTGCAAAAATAAGAGCTCTTTGTAAAGATGACCTTACTATTTACTCTGGAAACGATGATGAGATAGTACCTATATTATCTTTAGGTGGAAAAGGTGTCATTTCAGTACTTTCAAATGTAATGCCTAAGGAAACACATGATATTTGTAGTTTATATTTTGAAGGAAAAGTAAGAGAAAGTGAAAATCTTCAAACAAAATATTTAAGTCTTATTAATGCATTATTTGTAGAGGTAAATCCTATCCCAGTAAAGACTGCATTAGGACTTATGGGATATAATGTGGGACCACTTAGAATGCCATTATTCCCTATGGAAGGTAAGAATTTAGAAACATTACGTACAGAACTTAAATCTAATAATCTTATATAG
- a CDS encoding cation diffusion facilitator family transporter gives MFFEFLVNTFIKNSSAVKDDKVRNSYGILGGIIGIIVNLILFAIKLFVGFLTSSIAITADAFNNLSDAASSLITIFGFKLSNMPADKEHPFGHGRIEYLSALIVAFMVMLVGLQFIKSSFEKILNPTSVFFELMPFILLLISILLKIWLSRFNKLIGDRINSSALKAASVDALGDVVTSSSVAISLLASKFTNLAIDGYIGMIVALFIVYSGFSLVKDTISPLLGEAPDPELVKSIETMVMSYDNILGTHDLIIHNYGPGKCMASIHAEIPSDISVVKIHEIIDKAEREISKALKLYLVIHIDPLCIVEDEVKEIYDEILKLIKQYDYIESIHDFRVVGEGEIKNLIFDVVVKTSKKAPHDNNVITNIISKHIKQSHPLYNCIITIDKHFA, from the coding sequence ATGTTTTTTGAATTTTTAGTTAACACATTTATAAAGAATAGTTCTGCTGTTAAAGATGATAAAGTTAGAAATTCATATGGAATTCTTGGTGGAATTATTGGTATAATAGTTAACCTTATATTATTTGCTATAAAGCTTTTCGTTGGTTTTTTAACTTCCAGCATAGCTATTACTGCTGACGCATTTAATAACCTTTCTGACGCTGCCTCATCTCTTATAACTATTTTTGGCTTTAAACTTTCAAATATGCCTGCAGATAAAGAGCATCCTTTTGGCCATGGAAGAATTGAATATCTCTCTGCCTTAATCGTTGCTTTTATGGTAATGTTAGTTGGTTTGCAATTTATTAAGTCTTCTTTTGAAAAAATACTTAATCCTACCTCTGTCTTTTTTGAATTAATGCCCTTTATATTACTTTTAATATCAATATTACTTAAGATATGGCTTTCAAGATTTAATAAACTTATCGGTGATAGAATTAATTCTTCTGCATTAAAAGCTGCTTCTGTAGATGCTCTAGGTGATGTAGTTACTTCTAGCAGTGTTGCTATTTCACTATTAGCATCAAAGTTTACTAATCTTGCTATAGATGGATATATTGGAATGATAGTTGCTTTATTTATAGTCTATTCTGGCTTTTCATTAGTAAAAGATACTATAAGTCCATTATTAGGCGAAGCACCTGATCCTGAACTTGTAAAATCAATTGAAACAATGGTTATGTCTTACGATAATATCCTTGGGACTCATGACTTGATTATACATAATTATGGTCCTGGTAAATGTATGGCATCCATACACGCTGAAATTCCAAGTGATATAAGCGTTGTTAAAATACATGAGATAATTGATAAGGCTGAAAGAGAGATTTCTAAGGCTCTTAAGCTATACTTAGTAATCCACATTGATCCTCTTTGCATTGTTGAAGATGAAGTTAAAGAAATCTACGATGAAATATTAAAATTAATCAAACAATATGATTATATTGAATCTATACATGATTTTAGAGTTGTTGGCGAAGGTGAGATTAAAAATTTGATTTTTGATGTCGTAGTTAAAACATCAAAAAAAGCTCCTCACGACAATAATGTAATAACCAATATTATAAGTAAGCATATAAAGCAATCTCATCCTCTTTATAACTGCATAATTACAATAGACAAGCATTTCGCATAA
- a CDS encoding M13-type metalloendopeptidase, producing MIKKRICIASILIAFIITFIPYTSAMADENNLFNESINNFITQSNETSQVQTSESTSGVRLQDDFYQSVNGKWLKTAQANVNSLLKEDSSFSELQEKNDDKIKEIITDLAANKSQHNSDSDETKIVNLYNNTLNLKERNKQGIQPIKQYLDKIESVNSVSQLSDILSDKDIDIFNTLIRFSVEPTRDEKSYKLDIKPTYLGLGNSDQYINPTEAGKTDRQEYIKYLYNILTLNGYSKEDATNKIECLITFETSIAQSILGYQEVSKVNNLDMSKYNIPVTVNELNSKAPNLNLPSIMKKLGVDKANNIVLQQDKWLTKINELWTDSNLPMLKNYLEMIVLESTSTFLTEDLNNASNAYTKYLSGEDIKDISIQDNAYELIKDKFVLKMGKLYVDKCFSNDNKKDVEDLTNEIIATYKKRISNSNWISDTTKNNAIDKLNKLTVNIGYPDYYDSDFNAYSEADVKSYEDGGSLLSNIMNLTVLSRSREIQQLNEPVDKRMFSSKLSPQSLTAEYHFNNNDLIITAGMLQPDFYDKNETKEQKLATLGFIIAHEIGHAFDNTGILYDSDGNMKDTWTADDFKKYMGRTDGIIKYYSSLEGMPGKNVDGKNTLGENIADLSSMRCLLDILQDMPNADYKQFFESYAKAYRAVRTSEYEEYMLKYDTHSPYKIRVNAVLSQYDEFDKTYGIKEGDKMYVKPENRVGIWR from the coding sequence ATGATTAAGAAAAGAATATGTATAGCAAGTATATTAATAGCGTTTATAATTACATTTATTCCATATACTAGCGCTATGGCAGATGAAAACAATTTATTTAATGAAAGTATAAATAATTTTATAACTCAAAGTAACGAGACTTCTCAAGTGCAAACTTCAGAATCAACTTCAGGTGTAAGATTACAAGATGATTTTTATCAATCTGTAAATGGAAAATGGTTAAAAACTGCACAAGCTAATGTTAATTCGTTATTAAAAGAAGATAGCTCCTTTTCTGAGCTTCAAGAAAAAAATGATGATAAAATTAAAGAAATAATCACTGATTTAGCAGCCAATAAAAGTCAGCATAATTCTGATAGCGATGAGACAAAAATAGTCAATTTGTATAACAATACTCTTAATTTAAAAGAAAGAAATAAACAAGGTATACAACCCATTAAACAATATTTAGATAAAATTGAAAGTGTAAATAGTGTATCACAGTTGTCAGATATATTATCTGATAAAGATATAGATATATTTAATACATTAATAAGATTTTCAGTAGAACCTACACGAGATGAAAAATCTTATAAATTAGATATTAAACCTACTTATCTTGGATTAGGAAATTCAGATCAATATATAAATCCAACTGAAGCTGGTAAAACAGATAGACAAGAATATATAAAGTATTTATATAACATCTTAACTTTAAATGGTTATAGTAAAGAAGATGCAACCAATAAGATAGAATGCTTAATTACTTTTGAAACATCTATAGCGCAATCAATATTAGGATATCAAGAAGTAAGTAAAGTTAATAATCTTGATATGAGTAAATATAATATTCCTGTTACAGTAAATGAGCTTAATAGCAAGGCGCCAAATTTAAATTTGCCTAGTATTATGAAAAAATTAGGTGTTGATAAGGCTAATAATATTGTTCTTCAACAGGACAAATGGTTAACTAAAATAAATGAATTGTGGACAGACTCTAATTTACCTATGCTTAAAAATTATCTTGAGATGATAGTTCTTGAATCTACAAGTACGTTTTTAACTGAAGATTTAAATAATGCTAGTAATGCATATACTAAATATCTATCAGGTGAAGATATAAAAGACATATCAATACAAGATAATGCTTATGAATTGATAAAAGATAAATTTGTTTTAAAAATGGGAAAACTTTATGTAGACAAGTGTTTTAGTAATGATAATAAAAAAGATGTTGAGGATTTAACAAATGAAATAATTGCTACCTATAAGAAACGAATTTCTAATAGTAATTGGATTAGTGATACAACTAAAAATAATGCTATTGATAAATTGAATAAATTGACAGTTAATATAGGTTATCCAGATTATTATGATAGTGATTTTAATGCATATTCTGAAGCAGATGTAAAATCATATGAAGATGGTGGGTCGCTATTAAGTAACATAATGAACTTAACAGTTTTATCAAGATCAAGAGAAATACAACAGTTAAATGAACCTGTAGATAAAAGGATGTTTTCTAGTAAATTATCACCTCAGTCTTTAACAGCAGAATATCATTTCAATAATAATGATCTTATTATTACAGCTGGAATGTTACAACCTGATTTTTATGATAAAAATGAAACTAAAGAACAAAAATTAGCTACTTTAGGATTTATTATTGCCCATGAAATTGGACATGCTTTTGATAACACCGGTATATTATATGATAGTGATGGTAATATGAAAGACACATGGACAGCAGATGATTTTAAAAAGTATATGGGAAGAACTGATGGAATAATTAAGTATTATAGTAGTTTAGAAGGTATGCCAGGAAAGAATGTGGATGGAAAAAATACATTAGGAGAAAATATTGCAGACCTTTCATCAATGCGATGTTTACTTGATATATTGCAAGATATGCCAAATGCAGATTATAAGCAATTCTTTGAAAGCTATGCAAAAGCATATAGAGCTGTTAGGACATCTGAATATGAAGAATATATGCTTAAATATGATACGCATTCGCCTTATAAGATTAGGGTAAATGCAGTATTATCTCAATATGATGAATTCGATAAAACTTATGGAATTAAAGAAGGAGATAAAATGTATGTTAAACCTGAAAATAGAGTAGGCATATGGAGATAA
- a CDS encoding amino acid ABC transporter ATP-binding protein, translating to MIYVKDLHKSFGKNNVLQGIDDHISKGEVVVVIGPSGSGKSTFLRCLNLLETPTSGQITFEGKDITSKETNIDKMRENVGMVFQHFNLFPHKTVCENICLAPIKVKKISKGEAKNRAEELLKKVGLLDKIDAYPASLSGGQKQRIAIARALAMQPDVMLFDEPTSALDPEMVGEVLNVMKDLAKEGMTMVIVTHEMGFAKEVGDRIIFMDGGKIVEQGTPDEVFEHPKHPRTIDFLSKVL from the coding sequence GTGATATACGTTAAGGATTTACATAAAAGTTTTGGAAAAAACAATGTTTTACAAGGTATAGATGATCATATTAGTAAAGGTGAAGTTGTAGTTGTAATTGGACCATCAGGTTCCGGAAAAAGTACATTTTTAAGATGCCTTAACTTGTTAGAAACTCCTACATCTGGTCAAATTACATTTGAAGGCAAAGATATAACTTCAAAAGAAACTAATATAGATAAAATGAGAGAAAATGTTGGAATGGTATTTCAACACTTTAACTTATTTCCACATAAAACTGTATGTGAAAATATATGTTTAGCACCTATTAAAGTGAAAAAAATCTCAAAAGGTGAAGCGAAAAATAGAGCAGAAGAATTGCTTAAAAAGGTAGGCTTATTAGATAAAATAGATGCTTATCCAGCATCATTATCAGGTGGACAAAAACAAAGAATTGCTATAGCTAGAGCATTAGCTATGCAGCCTGATGTTATGCTATTTGACGAACCTACATCAGCTTTAGATCCAGAAATGGTTGGAGAAGTTTTAAATGTTATGAAGGATCTTGCCAAAGAAGGTATGACAATGGTTATTGTTACACATGAAATGGGATTTGCAAAAGAAGTTGGGGATAGAATAATATTTATGGACGGCGGAAAAATCGTAGAACAAGGAACTCCAGATGAAGTATTCGAACATCCTAAACATCCAAGAACTATAGATTTCTTATCAAAAGTACTTTAG
- a CDS encoding amino acid ABC transporter permease: MNFTFLGKYSEYYLRGAEITIVLAFFAVLFGTILGLGLTLLRRSNFKPVSFIATAYVEFVRGTPLLVQIYIIYIGLPKLLGIDMPDMTVGAIALALNSGAYVSEIIRAGIDAVDKGQMEASRSLGMNQALTMIHIIIPQAFKNILPALGNEFIAIIKDSSMVSVIGVAELMYNAGVVRGNTALGLEPIIVAAVIYFILTFTMTRILNYVERRMKASDIR; this comes from the coding sequence TTGAATTTCACATTTTTAGGAAAGTACTCTGAGTATTATTTAAGAGGGGCAGAGATAACTATTGTATTGGCATTCTTTGCAGTACTGTTTGGAACAATTTTGGGGCTTGGATTAACACTTTTAAGGCGTTCAAATTTTAAACCAGTTAGCTTTATAGCAACAGCTTATGTAGAATTTGTAAGAGGTACTCCGCTTCTAGTTCAAATCTATATAATTTATATTGGATTACCTAAATTATTGGGAATAGACATGCCTGATATGACTGTGGGTGCAATTGCTTTAGCATTAAATTCAGGAGCATATGTTTCTGAAATAATTAGAGCTGGAATTGATGCAGTTGATAAAGGACAAATGGAAGCATCAAGAAGCTTAGGTATGAACCAAGCGTTAACAATGATTCATATCATAATTCCACAAGCATTTAAGAATATTTTACCAGCATTGGGAAATGAATTTATAGCTATAATTAAAGATTCTTCAATGGTTTCTGTAATTGGGGTTGCAGAACTTATGTATAATGCAGGAGTTGTAAGAGGGAATACAGCATTAGGATTAGAACCAATAATTGTAGCGGCAGTAATTTACTTTATATTAACTTTTACAATGACAAGAATATTAAATTATGTAGAAAGGAGAATGAAAGCAAGTGATATACGTTAA
- a CDS encoding ABC transporter substrate-binding protein, with protein sequence MKSSIVKKLIAVVSVATIAIGMVGCGNTAKNETAKSSTSSLDAIKAKGKLVVGTSADYPPYEFHSSASGEDKIVGFDIDIAEQLAKDLGVKLEVKDMAFDGLLVALQSNKVDMVFAGMTPTEERKQNADFSDIYYTATHRFIVRSGDETKITSMDDLKGKKIGVQKGSIQEGIAKDNFDAADVKSLDKIPDLILDLKNNKVDAVLAELPVAEINVEKNSGIAIVKDLVVKDPDGGVAIAMKKDSPELKDAINNTIKNLGQDKINQMAKDANSLVE encoded by the coding sequence ATGAAAAGTTCAATAGTAAAAAAATTAATAGCAGTAGTGTCAGTAGCAACTATAGCTATAGGTATGGTCGGATGTGGAAATACAGCTAAAAATGAAACTGCTAAAAGTAGTACATCTTCATTAGATGCGATTAAAGCAAAAGGAAAACTTGTTGTTGGAACAAGTGCTGATTATCCACCATATGAATTCCATTCATCAGCAAGTGGTGAAGATAAAATTGTAGGATTTGATATTGATATCGCTGAGCAGCTTGCAAAAGATTTAGGAGTAAAACTTGAAGTAAAAGATATGGCTTTTGATGGTTTATTAGTAGCTCTTCAATCGAATAAAGTAGATATGGTATTTGCAGGAATGACTCCTACAGAAGAAAGAAAACAAAATGCAGATTTCTCAGATATATACTATACTGCAACACATAGGTTTATAGTTAGGTCAGGAGATGAGACTAAAATAACTTCAATGGATGATTTAAAAGGAAAGAAAATTGGAGTTCAAAAGGGTTCTATACAAGAAGGAATTGCAAAAGATAACTTTGATGCAGCAGATGTAAAATCATTAGATAAGATTCCTGATTTAATATTAGATTTAAAGAATAATAAAGTAGATGCTGTTTTAGCTGAATTACCAGTAGCAGAAATTAATGTTGAAAAGAATTCTGGTATTGCAATTGTAAAAGATTTAGTTGTAAAAGATCCAGATGGTGGTGTTGCTATAGCAATGAAGAAAGATTCACCTGAATTAAAAGATGCAATCAATAATACAATAAAGAATTTAGGCCAAGATAAGATTAATCAAATGGCAAAAGATGCAAATAGCTTGGTAGAATAA